Proteins from one Pseudomonas grandcourensis genomic window:
- the nhaR gene encoding transcriptional activator NhaR, which yields MLNYRQLHYFWVVAKTGSIVRACEQLNLTPQTISGQISLLEQTFGIELFRRVGRQLELTEAGRQALPYAEQMFQLGGELELMLRAQPNEQQILFRVGVADVVPKSIVYRLIAPTMELSEPLRITCREDKLERLLADLAIQRLDLVISDSPMPSHLDIKGYSQKLGECGISFFATPELAARYGHDFPRNLHGAPLLIPGPETVVRSRLQRWFAEQQIQPQIVGEFDDSALMQAFGQSGSGIFIGPSVIADEVKRQCGVEVIGQTDAVSESFYAISVERKVKHPGIVAITEGARRELFTAL from the coding sequence ATGCTCAACTATCGGCAATTGCATTACTTCTGGGTGGTGGCCAAGACCGGCAGCATCGTGCGCGCCTGCGAGCAGCTCAATCTCACGCCACAAACCATCAGCGGGCAGATTTCATTACTGGAACAGACCTTTGGTATCGAGTTGTTTCGGCGCGTTGGACGGCAACTCGAACTGACCGAGGCCGGCCGCCAGGCCCTGCCCTACGCCGAACAAATGTTTCAACTGGGTGGCGAACTGGAACTGATGCTGCGGGCACAACCCAATGAACAACAGATCCTGTTTCGCGTCGGCGTGGCCGACGTGGTGCCCAAGTCCATCGTCTATCGACTGATTGCACCGACCATGGAGCTGAGCGAACCGCTGCGCATCACGTGCCGCGAAGACAAGCTTGAGCGTTTGTTGGCCGACCTGGCGATCCAGCGCCTGGACCTGGTGATCTCCGACAGCCCGATGCCGTCGCACCTGGACATCAAGGGCTACAGCCAGAAACTCGGTGAGTGCGGGATCAGCTTCTTCGCCACCCCGGAACTGGCGGCACGTTATGGACACGACTTTCCGCGCAATCTGCACGGTGCGCCGCTGCTGATTCCCGGCCCGGAAACCGTGGTGCGCAGCCGTTTGCAGCGCTGGTTCGCCGAGCAGCAGATCCAGCCGCAAATTGTCGGTGAGTTCGACGACAGCGCCCTGATGCAGGCCTTCGGCCAATCCGGCAGCGGAATCTTCATCGGCCCGAGCGTGATTGCCGATGAGGTGAAACGCCAATGCGGCGTGGAGGTGATTGGCCAGACCGACGCGGTGAGCGAGTCGTTCTATGCCATCTCAGTGGAACGCAAGGTCAAGCACCCCGGCATTGTCGCCATTACCGAAGGTGCCCGACGCGAGCTGTTTACAGCGCTGTGA
- a CDS encoding TerC family protein, giving the protein MDYLLQLAASPTAWVALATLIVMEIVLGIDNLIFISILTNKLPLHNRQRARRIGIGMALILRLGLLSTIAFIVQLTAPVIEILGHAFSWKDMILIAGGLFLLWKATTEIHHSMDPAPEDPKSATSTVTLGFAAAIGQILMLDMVFSIDSIITAVGMTEHLPIMVIAVVVSVLVMLLAADPLAKFINDNPTVVMLALGFLIMIGMTLIAEGFGAHVPKGYVYAAMAFSASIEVLNMMSRRVRQKRVATEV; this is encoded by the coding sequence ATGGACTACCTTTTACAACTTGCCGCCAGCCCCACCGCCTGGGTCGCCCTTGCCACCCTGATCGTGATGGAGATCGTGCTCGGCATCGATAACCTGATCTTCATCTCGATCCTGACCAACAAGCTGCCCTTGCACAATCGCCAGCGGGCACGGCGCATTGGTATCGGCATGGCGTTGATCCTGCGCTTGGGCTTGCTGAGCACCATCGCGTTCATCGTGCAGTTGACTGCGCCGGTGATCGAGATTCTCGGCCACGCGTTTTCCTGGAAAGACATGATCCTGATTGCCGGTGGCCTGTTCCTGTTGTGGAAGGCGACCACCGAGATCCATCACAGCATGGACCCGGCCCCGGAAGATCCGAAGTCGGCGACCTCGACCGTGACCTTGGGCTTCGCTGCCGCGATCGGTCAGATCCTGATGCTGGACATGGTGTTCTCCATCGACAGCATCATTACCGCTGTCGGCATGACCGAGCATTTGCCGATCATGGTCATTGCGGTGGTGGTGTCGGTACTGGTGATGTTGCTGGCGGCTGATCCCCTGGCCAAGTTCATCAACGACAACCCGACGGTGGTGATGCTTGCCCTGGGCTTCCTGATCATGATCGGCATGACGTTGATCGCCGAAGGCTTCGGCGCCCATGTCCCGAAAGGCTACGTCTATGCGGCCATGGCATTCTCGGCTTCGATCGAGGTGTTGAACATGATGTCCCGCCGGGTCAGGCAGAAGCGGGTAGCCACTGAGGTTTAA
- a CDS encoding peptidase C39 family protein: MIDDQAGNGIAWRLNLNKREMMVRVFSRILSTMLIAGCVASLASLAGCAGSVAPEIKRLPERVELSGRFYRGDAYQSGPQVLASMLSQQGIVITPGLLDKPLHLPGGEAQLQQNMQNLAREYGMVVYPLDSNLAALLTQVAAGYPVMVRFTEGSAMWAEPRYAILAGYNRQKQTVLLRAGMNHRELMSFSSFESAFKDAGGWAVLIQNPTQIPAQVDQQRWLKAANDLAQAGQEQAAARAKKALVSQ; the protein is encoded by the coding sequence ATGATCGACGACCAAGCCGGGAATGGGATTGCCTGGCGTCTGAACTTGAACAAGAGAGAAATGATGGTGCGGGTATTTTCTCGAATTTTGTCGACCATGCTGATCGCCGGTTGCGTGGCAAGCCTGGCAAGCCTGGCGGGCTGTGCCGGGAGTGTTGCGCCTGAGATCAAGCGCTTGCCGGAGCGGGTCGAGCTCAGTGGCCGCTTCTACCGGGGCGATGCGTATCAAAGCGGGCCGCAGGTGCTGGCCAGCATGCTGTCCCAGCAGGGCATCGTGATTACCCCGGGGCTACTCGACAAACCCTTGCATTTGCCGGGGGGCGAAGCCCAGTTGCAACAGAACATGCAGAACCTTGCGCGCGAGTACGGGATGGTCGTTTACCCCCTCGATAGCAACCTTGCGGCCTTGTTGACCCAAGTCGCCGCCGGTTATCCGGTGATGGTGCGCTTTACCGAAGGCTCGGCCATGTGGGCCGAACCGCGTTACGCCATTCTGGCCGGCTACAACCGCCAGAAGCAGACGGTATTGCTTCGGGCCGGGATGAATCACCGCGAACTGATGAGCTTCAGCTCCTTCGAGTCGGCGTTCAAGGACGCCGGTGGTTGGGCCGTGCTGATCCAGAATCCGACGCAAATACCGGCTCAGGTCGATCAGCAGCGTTGGCTCAAGGCCGCCAACGATCTGGCCCAGGCCGGTCAGGAGCAGGCCGCCGCCAGGGCGAAGAAAGCCCTGGTCAGCCAGTAA
- a CDS encoding IS110 family transposase: MIQSALIGIDLGKHNFHLHGQDKSGHEVFRKKLSRTQMMQLFGNVPSCIVVMEACAGAHFVARQLAAMGHTAKLISPQFVKPFVKGNKNDFVDAEAICEAASRPSMRFVTPKTESQQTLSVLHRMRESLVHDRTKTANQMHGFLLEFGVSLPRGLAIMKRLTNVLAEHELPIRLTVLLQRLHDHFVYLDEQIRALDKELASQLADDDLGSRLLSMPCVGPITASLLAVEMGDAKQYRRSRDFAASVGLVPRQYSTGGKANLLGISKRGDKHLRQLLVQCSRVYMQRLEHQKGALADWVRALLSRRHSNVVACALANKLARIAWAIATHHTQYEAGPDALNA, translated from the coding sequence ATGATCCAGTCAGCACTGATCGGTATCGATCTCGGTAAACATAATTTCCACCTTCACGGCCAGGATAAATCAGGCCACGAGGTGTTTCGCAAGAAGCTCTCTCGGACGCAGATGATGCAGCTTTTCGGCAACGTGCCGAGTTGTATCGTGGTGATGGAAGCCTGTGCGGGGGCGCATTTTGTTGCTCGTCAGCTAGCGGCAATGGGACACACGGCCAAGCTGATTTCCCCGCAGTTCGTTAAGCCCTTCGTCAAGGGCAACAAAAATGATTTCGTTGATGCTGAAGCGATCTGTGAAGCGGCTTCCCGTCCATCTATGCGCTTTGTGACGCCTAAAACCGAGTCCCAGCAAACCCTGTCTGTTCTGCATCGGATGCGCGAATCGTTGGTGCATGACCGCACAAAAACGGCTAATCAGATGCACGGTTTTCTACTGGAATTTGGCGTCAGCCTGCCCAGAGGCCTGGCAATCATGAAGCGTTTGACAAATGTCTTGGCCGAGCACGAATTGCCCATTCGTTTGACGGTGTTGCTGCAACGTCTGCACGATCACTTCGTTTACCTGGATGAGCAAATCAGGGCGCTGGATAAAGAGCTGGCGAGCCAACTGGCCGACGATGATCTGGGTAGTCGCTTACTGAGCATGCCATGTGTCGGCCCGATCACCGCCAGCCTGCTGGCTGTGGAAATGGGCGATGCCAAGCAGTACCGGCGCAGTCGCGATTTTGCCGCCTCAGTGGGACTGGTGCCCAGGCAGTACAGCACAGGCGGTAAGGCAAATTTGCTGGGGATCAGCAAGCGGGGTGACAAGCACCTGCGACAACTGTTGGTGCAATGCTCCAGGGTCTATATGCAGAGGCTGGAGCACCAGAAAGGGGCCTTGGCTGACTGGGTACGAGCCTTGCTCAGTCGACGACATTCGAATGTCGTGGCCTGTGCCCTCGCTAACAAACTGGCGCGTATCGCCTGGGCGATCGCAACTCACCATACGCAATATGAAGCAGGGCCAGACGCCTTGAACGCCTGA